In the genome of Mesorhizobium sp. NBSH29, the window GTCGCGTTCGCTGAGCGCCAAACTGGCGCAAGCCGGTCGCATCCGGATTAATCAAGTCAAGACGGACAACGCCGCCCACGCCGTAAAGCCAGGCGATGTGCTAACCATTACGCTTGATCGGCAACTGCTGGTCTATCAGATTGTCGACTGTGGCAGTCGCCGCGGCCCTGCGGAAGAAGCGCGGCGCCTCTATGACGACATTTCGCCCAAACCGCTTCCGCGCGAGGCGATTTCGGCAACCGGCGCTTTGCCCGAGCGCGAAGCTGGGTCGGGCCGTCCCACCAAGAAGGAGCGGCGGGCGACCGATCGCTTGCGAGATCCCGGCTAGCATCGTACGGGCGCGGGCGCGCCGCTGGTCACCTCGCCCCCATGAAAAACTGTTCCGTTTCCATGGCCTGTAGCAGGCAACCGTACCCTTGCCAGAGCTCGGCAAAGCAGCTACCTCACCGGGCGGGAGCACTAAATCCGAAGGCGGCCAGGAGCCTTATATGACATATGTCGTGACCGACAACTGCATCAAGTGCAAGTACATGGACTGCATCGAGGTCTGTCCGGTCGATTGCTTCTATGAGGGCGAGAACATGCTCGTCATCCATCCCGACGAATGCATCGATTGTGGCGTCTGCGAACCCGAATGCCCGGCTGACGCGATCAAGCCGGATACCGAATCGGGTTTGGACAAATGGCTTCAGGTCAACACCGAATACGCCAGCAAATGGCCCAACATTACGGCAAAGAAAGACGCTCCCGGCGATGCCAAGGAGTTTGACGGCGTAGAGGACAAGTTCGAAAAATATTTCTCGCCCGAACCTGGCGAAGGTGACTGATCAGTCTCCTTTGTCTCGATTGTCAAAAGCCTGCAACCGGACGCCCGTTTGGCAGGCATTGACGGTTTCCGTACGTTAGCGCTTGCAGCAAATAGTTGATTCTGGCGTGTTTTTGTGCTAGACCACGAAAACATGCCGGTGACACAACGTCGATAAATGGCGCAGAAGCGTTAATCATTGCAAGGTGAGGGTCAATCTTCGGACCAGGGTAACTTGGGCCAGGACTAGCATGTCTACGTCCTCAGCCGCTCGTTCCAATGTTCCGGACAGTCTCTCGTGTGCCCAGGCAGCATCCATGGCCGAGAAACTTCGGCCGAGCGGGTTTCGGCGGATATTCGCTGGTGCCAAAACAGGAGTTCAGGGCGTATGGCAATACAACAGCAAAAGAAAGCGTCTGCGACGCGTCACGGTTTCAAGACCGGTGAGTTTATTGTCTACCCTGCCCACGGCGTAGGCCAAATCACGTCGATCGACGAGCAGGAAGTTGCAGGCCACAAGCTTGAACTGTTTGTTATTGATTTCCAGAAGGACAAAATGCGCCTTAAAGTTCCCGTCGCCAAAGCGGCCTCTATTGGGATGCGCAAGCTGTCCGAAACTGACTATGTTGAACGCGCCCTCAAGGTCCTGCAGGGCCGTGCCCGTGTGAAGCGCACCATGTGGTCGCGTCGCGCCCAGGAATATGATGCAAAAATCAATTCGGGTGAGTTGATCTCGATCGCCGAGGTTGTTCGTGACCTGTACCGTGCCGAGAACCAGCCAGAGCAGTCTTACTCCGAGAGGCAGCTCTATGAGGCGGCACTTGATCGGATGGCCCGTGAAATTGCTGCGGTCAACAAGATGTCGGATACAGAAGCGGTTCGTATTATTGAAGTAAACCTCAACAAGGGGCCTAAGCGCGGCGCCAAGGCCGACAATGAAGAAACCGAGCAGGAAGAGGCCGCATAGCCTCCTTTACAATGACTTCGGAAAACCCGGCATGCTCATCTGAGCCGCCGGGTTTTTTTTGGCCCGGCTGGCTCGTCATAAGCCGCGTCGAATGGAACAAACGGCTCCATCGCACGTTGCGCAAATGTCCTGGCCGTTACTAAAAAACGGCACGTCCTGAGATAGCGCTCCTTCCCTGACGGGCAAGGTCGACATCAAAATGGAGCCGGAGTGCCAGGCAACATGGAGCCTGGCATGGAAGAAGCCGCACGCAGATCCCTTATCCGAACCGCGATGAAGGCTCCGTACCTCTCACGCGAGGACGAGCACGATTTGGCAGTCCGATGGAAGGAATGCGGAGACCAGCAAGCCATGCATGCGATAACAACAGCGCATATGCGACTTGTAATCTCGATGGCCTCCAAATTTCGATACTTCGGGCTCTCCCCCAACGACCTCATCCAAGAAGGCCATGTGGGCCTGCTTGAGGCAGCGGCACGATTTGAACCGGAACGAGATATCCGCTTTTCAACCTATGCTACATGGTGGATACGCGCTTCGATGCAGGACTACATCCTGCGCAATTGGTCCATCGTGCGCGGCGGCACCAGCTCGGCGCAAAAGGCTCTTTTCTTTAATCTCAGACGTTTGCGGGCAAAGTTGTCACAAGGTTCGGATCCGCTACCTGGCGGAGCCATATATCGTGAGATATCGACCGCCCTGGGCGTCTCGGAAGCTGATGTGGCGATGATGGATTCCCGTCTTTCAGGTCCCGACACCTCCCTCAACGCTCCCTTGGTAGACGAAAACGGTTCGGCAGACCGAATGGACTTTCTGGTCGCTGACGATCCATTGCCGGACGCCATGGTCGAAGACACCATCGACATCGAGCGCAGAAACCTTTGGCTCCGTGGCGCGCTTGAGGTCCTCAACGCCCGTGAACTCAAAATCATCAACGAACGGCGCTTGCAGGACGATGGCGCGACGTTGGAGGCTTTGGGCGCTAAACTGGGCATCTCCAAGGAGAGGGTGCGCCAAATTGAAACTCGTGCGATCGAAAAGCTCCGCTCGGCCTTGATGAAGGTGGATCCATCGTTCGCACAGGCGGCCTGACACAGCCATCGGCTAGCGATCAGAGATAATCTTCACCTTGTCGCCGGCAGAAACACCGCCACCGGGTGGTAGGGCATTAAGCACACCAAAAAGTTCAAGCTTTCGGTCAACGCCTATCATCTGCGCTGATAGCGATCCCACGGTCTGGCCGGGCTTGACGGTCACAACCCGGATTCGCAACGGTCGAAGCGCCTCTTTCTCCGCAGCAGTCAGTGATTTGAAGCTAGCACTAACCGACTGTGCGATGCTCTCTAGCGTCGTGCTCGCAATAGGTGCAGCGGTGAGCAGCCTGTAAACGCGATCGCCAGACCGAACCACAGTGATGGCAAATTTCCAGCCATCCGCGCTTGCGCGCGCGGTTGCCGCTTCGTTGCCATTGATCGTCGTCGCCTGCACCGAACCAGCATCGAGGCCCGTGACCCATCCGCTGCGTAGATAGTCTGCCAGCGTGATATTGGTGTCGACTGACACGCCATCAAATCGAACTGCTGTGTCTCCAGGCCCGGTCGCAGTCACTTCGGCAGCGGTATTGTCGATCATGAAACCGGCTGGCACCGCAAATGCTACGCCAAGGCCCGGGTGCTGGAAGGTATTCCCACGAATATATCCCTCTTCAGGTGAATCACCGAAAAGGAGCCCATCGATGCCGGCCAGATAGGAGTCGCGATCCACAGTTCCACTGTCAGGCGTACCGAAACCGCGAGCCTGACGCTGGGCCAGATCGATGCGTTGCGGCGCATTCGGGTGACTGGCCAAAAAATCGAGGCTCGCATCCTGAGCCCCGGTGACCGAGCGGAAATTGCTGTAAGAAGCCATTGACTGCAGAAACCGGCTCGCCGCAAAAGGATCATAGCCCGCTTTCGCGGTGGCACGGATGCCAATGGAATCGGCTTCCAGCTCTTGGTTCCGTGAGAACTGCGCGAGCCTGAGCTTGCCCTTGATCAGGGCAACTTTGGTGAGCGAACTTTCGCCAAGAACGTCGGAAACGACTTTGCTGGCGAGAACTTCCTCAGCTTCCTTCTGCTGGCGCTGAATACCGTGACTGGCTGTAACGTGGCCCATCTCATGGGCGATCACAGCAGCAAGCTCTGCAGAATCATTGGCAAGGGCCAAAAGTCCGCGCGTCACATAGAGATAACCTCCCGGCAGCGCGAAAGCGTTGACGTTTGGGGAGTTCAAGATAGTGATGCGATAGCTTTGCGGCGATGGATTGTCAGCGTCGAAGGTAAGAGTGCCGACGACCTTGGCAACCATGCGCTCAAGCTTGGGGTCAGGATATTCGCCACCATAGGTTGCCAGAATGCGCGGGTGCTGCGCCTTGGCGAGCACTGCCATCTTGTCATTTTTGGCAACTGAATCGACGGTGACTGGATTGTTGGATGGTTGGAATGCCTGTTCATTGATCGGCCCGACGGTCTGGCATCCAGCCAGCAGCGCGAGCGCGCAACACAACATCCATCTGCCCCGCCGCGCAGGTGATGAAACAATCCGCAAATTGGAAGCGGCAAGGTAAGGCGGCAGAATACTATCCTCTCGGTGTACGGTGTCATCGCATGTACGGCGCGATTCATCGCTGCAAACTCTTACCATGAACTTGCCGCTGGGTCCGGTGTGGCGACAAATTATGTCTGCTTGCGGGCAATTCGCATCAATTGCTGCTATCCGGCAACAGTTCCGATATAGCGCCGGAACGCTTCCGGCCCATGATTGCTGAAAAGTTCAGACGCTTGGCCAACTGCAGAGATGTGGCCGTCCTCCAGGAAAATCATGTTTTTAGCGATCCGCCGGGCATCTTCCGGCTGATGAGTGACGAAAAGCACCGTCATCGAATGTTGGCGGCAAAGTTTTTCTACCAGCCCCAGCATGTCCAGCCGCAGCGCCGGGCCAAGCGAAGCGAACGGTTCGTCGAGCAACAGAACCGGACGTTCGCGTACCAGCACGCGCGCCAAAGCCACGCGCTGGCGTTCGCCGCCCGAAAGTTCGCGCGGCAGGCGATGTTCCTTGCCGCCAAGCCCGGTATGTTCCAATGCGTTCGCGATGGCGACGCGGTCATCGGCTGCCAAGCGGAGAGCGGGGGAGCGTCCCAGTCCGACATTAGCGATGACATCGAGATGGGCAAAAAGGTTGTTTTCCTGAAATACCATGGAGACTGGGCGATCTGCAGGGGGTAGCCCTGTCACGTCAACTCCGCCGATCAAGACGCGACCTCGCGAAGGCACCTCAAACCCGGCGATAAGATTGAGAAGCGTCGACTTGCCCGAGCCGCTGGGGCCCATAATCGCGGTGACAGCGCCGGCCTCTACCTCCGCGTCGAACATCATCGCAGTCTCGCCATAGCTGAAGACAATTTTGTCCAGCAGCACTGCTGCACTTTCCGGCATTAAAGGATCAGACATTGTGGCGTTTTCCAAGTCGCTCGACGAGAATCATCAACGCGAGACACAGCAGCCCAAGCAGCAATGCCAGGCCAGCGGCATCTTCGGTGCGGTAGCTGCCCATCCGCGAATACAGAAGGTAAGGCAATGTCTGCACCGCATCACTTCCAAAAAGCGCGATGACGCCGAGATCGCCAAGCGAAAGCGCCATGGCAAAGGCAAGTCCGGTAAAGATGGGTGCCCGCAACGCTGGCCAGTCAATCAAGCGAAACCGCGTCAGGCCGGCAATGCCTAGCGATACGCACAGCTTTTCATGACGTGTACTCGCCGCGTCATAGGCCGGCCCAATTGCGCGTACGGCAAAGGGCATCGCCATCACCGCATTGACCGCTATGACCATGATCGGCGCAACGGCAAAAACGTCCACTGTGTTGCGCAGCAAAATGAACCACCCCGCACCAATGACAATCGGGGGAACGACCAGGACAAAGCCCGGGCCCATCTCGGTCAGTAGTTCCATGAACCGGCGTCGGCGAGTTCGCCGTGATCTAAACATTTGTTGCGTTGCAATGAGAGCCAGCGACAGAAGTACCGACAGCACGGCCGACAGCAAAGCAAGAATAAGGCTGGTCACGATCGCACGCTGCACAATCCGCTCACCGGCAAGCCTTGCCAGATCAGCATCAACACCGGCAACCAGAGTTGCCAGCAATGGTCCTGCGATAAAGAGCAATGACGTACCTATCATCGCGCCGTTGAAAAATGTTTCGGAGGGTCCGGCATCGCGAACCCTGGCCGACGCAACCGAAAGGTTGGCATCTCCGGTCGTGGTGGCCCCTAGTCTGGCAAGCGCGGCAACAACGATTGCCGTCAGCAAGATTTGCAAAACCGTCAGCGCCACCGCGCGGGCGGGATCAAAGTCAAACCGCAACGCCTGATAGATTGCCACTTCAAGCGTTGTCGCGCGCGGTCCACCACCCAGCGTCAACACGATGGTGAAGGATGTGATGCACAGCATAAACACCAGGCCGGCAATGCCCGGCATGGCCGCACGCAATACAGGCCACTCTATCAACCTGAAAGCGGGGCCGGCCCGCATGCCCAACTGGCTCGCCAGTCGCCATTGGTCTGCAGGCACGGTGTCCAGCGCCTGCAGGAAAAGCCGAGTTGCCAAAGGCAGGTTGAAAAAAACATGGGCGACGAGAATGCCAGAAAGCCCGTAAATACCAGGCCATGTCTCCCCGGACGCCCGCGAAAGTACATCGGCCAGATAACCCGCTCGTCCATAAAGTGTCAGTACGCCCAGCGCTACCACGATGGCTGGCAAACCCAGTGGAACCGCAAACAATCTCAATATCAGCCCGCGACCGGGAAAAGCCGGGTGTCGCGACAACGCGCGCGCGACGATGATGGCGGGGCCGACCGAAAGCACCGTCGAAAGCAGGCCCTGCAACAGAGTGAACCTGACAACCCGCAACATATAGGGATCGAAAGCGCCTAGCGCGCCCGACCAGTCTCGCACGGCTTCCACCAGCAAGCCGACGAAAGCTCCAGCCAGAAGCGCGCCAATAGCCGCCAACGCTACCATTCCGGCAGCGATTCTCCGGAGAGGCAGCACTGGCAGGCGCTTGGTTACTTGCTCATTGCCGACAGCCATTCATCGATCCAGGCTTTGCGGTTTTCGGCCACTTCTTCGGCGCCGATGATAAGCGTCTTTGCCGGTTTGACCAATTTGTCAAAGGCAGGGTTCAAAGCTTTTGACGTAGCGGATGCCGGGAACATCCAGTTGGTTTCCGGCAAAACGTCCTGAAATGCCGGCGTCAGCATGAATGCCATAAATTTTTGTGCCAGCGGGTTCTTGGCGCCGGTTGTTGTAATCGCCGCCACTTCCACCTGCAGATACTGGCCATCACTGAAGGCCGCTGCCTGATACCGCTCAGAACTTTCGGCCACCATGTGGTACGCCGGCGAAGTCGTATAGGAGAGAACCATCGGGGCCTCACCCTTGGTGAACAGACCATAGGCCTCGCTCCAACCTGGCGTCACCGTCAACACGCGGTCTTTGAGCTTCTCCCAAGCTTGCGGCGCCTGCTCACCATAAACAGCCTTGACCCAAAGCAGCAGCCCAAGACCGGGAGTCGACGTGCGCGGA includes:
- a CDS encoding RNA-binding S4 domain-containing protein yields the protein MTAVGRQRLDKWLFFARVVKSRSLSAKLAQAGRIRINQVKTDNAAHAVKPGDVLTITLDRQLLVYQIVDCGSRRGPAEEARRLYDDISPKPLPREAISATGALPEREAGSGRPTKKERRATDRLRDPG
- the fdxA gene encoding ferredoxin FdxA, with product MTYVVTDNCIKCKYMDCIEVCPVDCFYEGENMLVIHPDECIDCGVCEPECPADAIKPDTESGLDKWLQVNTEYASKWPNITAKKDAPGDAKEFDGVEDKFEKYFSPEPGEGD
- a CDS encoding CarD family transcriptional regulator encodes the protein MAIQQQKKASATRHGFKTGEFIVYPAHGVGQITSIDEQEVAGHKLELFVIDFQKDKMRLKVPVAKAASIGMRKLSETDYVERALKVLQGRARVKRTMWSRRAQEYDAKINSGELISIAEVVRDLYRAENQPEQSYSERQLYEAALDRMAREIAAVNKMSDTEAVRIIEVNLNKGPKRGAKADNEETEQEEAA
- a CDS encoding RNA polymerase factor sigma-32; the protein is MEEAARRSLIRTAMKAPYLSREDEHDLAVRWKECGDQQAMHAITTAHMRLVISMASKFRYFGLSPNDLIQEGHVGLLEAAARFEPERDIRFSTYATWWIRASMQDYILRNWSIVRGGTSSAQKALFFNLRRLRAKLSQGSDPLPGGAIYREISTALGVSEADVAMMDSRLSGPDTSLNAPLVDENGSADRMDFLVADDPLPDAMVEDTIDIERRNLWLRGALEVLNARELKIINERRLQDDGATLEALGAKLGISKERVRQIETRAIEKLRSALMKVDPSFAQAA
- a CDS encoding M48 family metalloprotease produces the protein MLCCALALLAGCQTVGPINEQAFQPSNNPVTVDSVAKNDKMAVLAKAQHPRILATYGGEYPDPKLERMVAKVVGTLTFDADNPSPQSYRITILNSPNVNAFALPGGYLYVTRGLLALANDSAELAAVIAHEMGHVTASHGIQRQQKEAEEVLASKVVSDVLGESSLTKVALIKGKLRLAQFSRNQELEADSIGIRATAKAGYDPFAASRFLQSMASYSNFRSVTGAQDASLDFLASHPNAPQRIDLAQRQARGFGTPDSGTVDRDSYLAGIDGLLFGDSPEEGYIRGNTFQHPGLGVAFAVPAGFMIDNTAAEVTATGPGDTAVRFDGVSVDTNITLADYLRSGWVTGLDAGSVQATTINGNEAATARASADGWKFAITVVRSGDRVYRLLTAAPIASTTLESIAQSVSASFKSLTAAEKEALRPLRIRVVTVKPGQTVGSLSAQMIGVDRKLELFGVLNALPPGGGVSAGDKVKIISDR
- the thiQ gene encoding thiamine ABC transporter ATP-binding protein — encoded protein: MSDPLMPESAAVLLDKIVFSYGETAMMFDAEVEAGAVTAIMGPSGSGKSTLLNLIAGFEVPSRGRVLIGGVDVTGLPPADRPVSMVFQENNLFAHLDVIANVGLGRSPALRLAADDRVAIANALEHTGLGGKEHRLPRELSGGERQRVALARVLVRERPVLLLDEPFASLGPALRLDMLGLVEKLCRQHSMTVLFVTHQPEDARRIAKNMIFLEDGHISAVGQASELFSNHGPEAFRRYIGTVAG
- the thiP gene encoding thiamine/thiamine pyrophosphate ABC transporter permease; translated protein: MAVGNEQVTKRLPVLPLRRIAAGMVALAAIGALLAGAFVGLLVEAVRDWSGALGAFDPYMLRVVRFTLLQGLLSTVLSVGPAIIVARALSRHPAFPGRGLILRLFAVPLGLPAIVVALGVLTLYGRAGYLADVLSRASGETWPGIYGLSGILVAHVFFNLPLATRLFLQALDTVPADQWRLASQLGMRAGPAFRLIEWPVLRAAMPGIAGLVFMLCITSFTIVLTLGGGPRATTLEVAIYQALRFDFDPARAVALTVLQILLTAIVVAALARLGATTTGDANLSVASARVRDAGPSETFFNGAMIGTSLLFIAGPLLATLVAGVDADLARLAGERIVQRAIVTSLILALLSAVLSVLLSLALIATQQMFRSRRTRRRRFMELLTEMGPGFVLVVPPIVIGAGWFILLRNTVDVFAVAPIMVIAVNAVMAMPFAVRAIGPAYDAASTRHEKLCVSLGIAGLTRFRLIDWPALRAPIFTGLAFAMALSLGDLGVIALFGSDAVQTLPYLLYSRMGSYRTEDAAGLALLLGLLCLALMILVERLGKRHNV
- the thiB gene encoding thiamine ABC transporter substrate binding subunit; translated protein: MRGFFSLMLVAGPTLLSSAAVAQEKLTVYTYESFTAEWGPGPQVEKAFEAECGCDVEFVSVADGVALLNRVRLEGASTKADIVLGLDTNLTAEAKNTDLFVPHGVSVEALTVPNGWNDAMFLPYDYGYFAVVYDTEKVKAPPASLKELVEGDANQKIVIQDPRTSTPGLGLLLWVKAVYGEQAPQAWEKLKDRVLTVTPGWSEAYGLFTKGEAPMVLSYTTSPAYHMVAESSERYQAAAFSDGQYLQVEVAAITTTGAKNPLAQKFMAFMLTPAFQDVLPETNWMFPASATSKALNPAFDKLVKPAKTLIIGAEEVAENRKAWIDEWLSAMSK